The following proteins are encoded in a genomic region of Pungitius pungitius chromosome 17, fPunPun2.1, whole genome shotgun sequence:
- the LOC119218914 gene encoding mucin-2-like, with protein sequence MILKTFMVVFVLVATYTKPNEGSLRNKCPATNVTQTPTGPPAAAVIASANAAATAAAIAAAAAATAASAATATTGPTALVAAVAAELSAEASLKAALASSAAINGTLSATKAAEAARNATEAAKIALTAAYQTLQQTLNATPGVEKQFAEAEANAKDAANKAAAAAEMAATAMTAAEAEAATANATAAAADAATALAALRAALATATSSAPGQNTVVKQQSAVAEEKAAEAVAAAANTTSNKTAGEKATGAAESAQEAAKAAVAAAAAAVSAIRNPDNTTTVAKPTPSGPPAAAVIASANAAATAAAIAAAAAATAASAATATTGPTALVAAVAAELSAEASLKAALASSAAINGTLSATKAAEAARNATEAAKVALTAAYQTLQQTLNATPGVEKQFAEAEANAKDAANKAAAAAEMAATAMTAAEAEAATANATAAAADAATALAALRAALATATSSAPGQNTVVKQQSAVAEEKAAEAVAAAANTTSNKTAGEKATGAAESAQEAAKAAVAAAAAAVSAIRNPDNTTTVAKPTPSGPPAAAVIASANAAATAAAIAAAAAATAASAATATTGPTALVAAVAAELSAEASLKAALASSAAINGTLSATKAAEAARNATEAAKVALTAAYQTLQQTLNATPGVEKQFAEAEANAKDAANKAAAAAEMAATAMTAAEAEAATANATAAAADAATALAALRAALATATSSAPGQNTVVKQQSAVAEEKAAEAVAAAANTTSNKTAGEKATGAAESAQEAAKAAVAAAAAAVSAIRNPDNTTTVAKPTPSGPPAAAVIASANAAATAAAIAAAAAATAASAATATTGPTALVAAVAAELSAEASLKAALASSAAINGTLSATKAAEAARNATEAAKVALTAAYQTLQQTLNATPGVEKQFAEAEANAKDAANKAAAAAEMAATAMTAAEAEAATANATAAAADAATALAALRAALATATSSAPGQNTVVKQQSAVAEEKAAEAVAAAANTTSNKTAGEKATGAAESAQEAAKAAVAAAAAAVSAIRNPDNTTTVAKPTPSGPPAAAVIASANAAATAAAIAAAAAATAASAATATTGPTALVAAVAAELSAEASLKAALASSAAINGTLSATKAAEAARNATEAAKVALTAAYQTLQQTLNATPGVEKQFAEAEANAKDAANKAAAAAEMAATAMTAAEAEAATANATAAAADAATALAALRAALATATSSAPGQNTVVKQQSAVAEEKAAEAVAAAANTTSNKTAGEKATGAAESAQEAAKAAVAAAAAAVSAIRNPDNTTTVAKPTPSGPPAAAVIASANAAATAAAIAAAAAATAASAATATTGPTALVAAVAAELSAEASLKAALASSAAINGTLSATKAAEAARNATEAAKVALTAAYQTLQQTLNATPGVEKQFAEAEANAKDAANKAAAAAEMAATAMTAAEAEAATANATAAAADAATALAALRAALATATSSAPGQNTVVKQQSAVAEEKAAEAVAAAANTTSNKTAGEKATGAAESAQEAAKAAVAAAAAAVSAIRNPDNTTTVAKPTPSGPPAAAVIASANAAATAAAIAAAAAATAASAATATTGPTALVAAVAAELSAEASLKAALASSAAINGTLSATKAAEAARNATEAAKVALTAAYQTLQQTLNATPGVEKQFAEAEANAKDAANKAAAAAEMAATAMTAAEAEAATANATAAAADAATALAALRAALATATSSAPGQNTVVKQQSAVAEEKAAEAVAAAANTTSNKTAGEKATGAAESAQEAAKAAVAAAAAAVSAIRNPDSTTTVAKPTPSGPPAAAVIASANAAATAAAIAAAAAATAASAATATTGPTALVAAVAAELSAEASLKAALASSAAINGTLSATKAAEAARNATEAAKVALTAAYQTLQQTLNATPGVEKQFAEAEANAKDAANKAAAAAEMAATAMTAAEAEAATANATAAAADAATALAALRAALATATSSAPGQNTVVKQQSAVAEEKAAEAVAAAANTTSNKTAGEKATGAAESAQEAAKAAVAAAAAAVSAIRNPDNTTTVAKPTPSGPPAAAVIASANAAATAAAIAAAAAATAASAATATTGPTALVAAVAAKLSAEASLKAALASSAAINGTLSATKAAEAARNATEAAKVALTAAYQTLQQTLNATPGVEKQFAEAEANAKDAANKAAAAAEMAATAMTAAEAEAATANATAAAADAATALAALRAALATATSSAPGQNTVVKQQSAVAEEKAEEAVAAAANTASNKTAGEKATGAAKSAQEAAKAAVAAAAVAFSAITNPDPTTTATASALLSAVSAAASLAGAAAGAASTAAGATSSPAAQHAVSVASDAAKAAAGQLSLEFLVLAAKNAANASREAANAAAEVARRAPALKADVLGGLANASLMAAEAAEEAAAAVTMLASGSPTAIAQAAQATKTVAEKSSKAAQILKTILIPITGSLAVSISATLATAEIAQATASIASLVTRPGVTGDISALIMAASKSAQSAASAAQVALPRKDITSIPSQEQPTGVPSITTTAAAGLTNSANPEAAAARLARVKKAAVVSSTAAAAASAATAAAAAAAAGPRAAAAAERAANASKAAAEAASLLAKGQISAGEAAAKATTAADAARAASLAAIQAAALTQPESAGLRAAQVAAAAVKAAAAANTAAQAATRATNSNSLDEIHSVSLNAAKEVSTKAAEVEMDLQQLLSDSGTTAVERAAIADARAVAGMASATGNTAQQVLSLSLEPQSATSDNLTSTAVQMAVATADLAASRAVLAASTAVNAAGAAGNGAGAAATTITTTTTTAAAGLTNSANPEAAAARLARVKKAAVVSSTAAAAASAATAAAAAAAAGPRAAAAAERAANASKAAAEAASLLAKGQISAGEAAAKATTAADAARAASLAAIQAAALTQPESAGLRAAQVAAAAVKAAAAANTAAQAATRATNSNSLDEIHSVSLNAAKEVSTKAAEVEMDLQQLLSDSGTTAVERAAIADARAVAGMASATGNTAQQVLSLSLEPQSATSDNLTSTAVQMAVATADLAASRAVLAASTAVNAAGAAGNGAGAAATTITTTTTTTAAAISNRFSLLSVTVAVMAAVLL encoded by the exons ATGATCCTCAAGACCTTtatggttgtttttgttctcgTTG CAACCTACACCAAGCCTAATGAGGGAAGCCTGAGAAACAAGTGTCCCGCAACAAATGTGACCCAAACACCAAcaggaccaccagcagcagcggttATAGCGAGTGCAAacgcagcagcaacagctgccGCAattgcagcagctgcagcagcaacagcagcatctGCAGCAACAGCAACCACTGGACCCACTGCATTAGTTGCAGCAGTAGCTGCAGAACTTTCCGCTGAAGCTTCACTAAAGGCAGCTTTAGCCTCTTCAGCAGCAATAAACGGAACGCTATCTGCAACAAAGGCAGCAGAAGCAGCCAGAAACGCAACAGAAGCAGCCAAAATAGCATTAACTGCAGCATACCAAACACTTCAGCAAACTCTGAATGCAACACCAGGAGTAGAAAAACAATTTGCAGAGGCTGAAGCAAATGCAAAAGATGCAGctaataaagcagcagcagcagcagaaatggcTGCAACTGCCatgacagcagcagaggcagaagcaGCTACGGCaaatgcaacagcagcagccgcagatGCAGCAACAGCTTTAGCAGCGCTCCGTGCAGCATTGGCAACAGCTACAAGCTCAGCACCCGGACAAAACACAGTAGTAAAGCAACAATCGGCTGTAGcagaagaaaaagcagcagaagcagtAGCAGCTGCTGCAAACACAACATCTAATAAAACCGCAGGCGAGAAGGCGACAGGAGCAGCAGAGTCTGCTCAGGAAGCGGCCAAAGCAGCtgtggcagctgcagcagctgccgtTTCTGCAATAAGAAATCCAGATAATACAACAACTGTAGCAAAGCCAACACCATcaggaccaccagcagcagcggttATAGCGAGTGCAAacgcagcagcaacagctgcagcaattgcagcggctgcagcagcaacagcagcatctGCAGCAACAGCAACCACTGGACCCACTGCATTAGTTGCAGCCGTAGCTGCAGAACTTTCCGCTGAAGCTTCACTAAAGGCAGCTTTAGCCTCTTCAGCAGCAATAAACGGAACGCTATCTGCAACAAAGGCAGCAGAAGCAGCCAGAAACGCAACAGAAGCAGCCAAAGTAGCATTAACTGCAGCATACCAAACACTTCAGCAAACTCTGAATGCAACACCAGGAGTAGAAAAACAATTTGCAGAGGCTGAAGCAAATGCAAAAGATGCAGctaataaagcagcagcagcagcagaaatggcTGCAACTGCCatgacagcagcagaggcagaagcaGCTACGGCaaatgcaacagcagcagccgcagatGCAGCAACAGCTTTAGCAGCGCTCCGTGCAGCATTGGCAACAGCTACAAGCTCAGCACCCGGACAAAACACAGTAGTAAAGCAACAATCGGCTGTAGcagaagaaaaagcagcagaagcagtAGCAGCTGCTGCAAACACAACATCTAATAAAACCGCAGGCGAGAAGGCGACAGGAGCAGCAGAGTCTGCTCAGGAAGCGGCCAAAGCAGCtgtggcagctgcagcagctgccgtTTCTGCAATAAGAAATCCAGATAATACAACAACTGTAGCAAAGCCAACACCATcaggaccaccagcagcagcggttATAGCGAGTGCAAacgcagcagcaacagctgcagcaattgcagcggctgcagcagcaacagcagcatctGCAGCAACAGCAACCACTGGACCCACTGCATTAGTTGCAGCCGTAGCTGCAGAACTTTCCGCTGAAGCTTCACTAAAGGCAGCTTTAGCCTCTTCAGCAGCAATAAACGGAACGCTATCTGCAACAAAGGCAGCAGAAGCAGCCAGAAACGCAACAGAAGCAGCCAAAGTAGCATTAACTGCAGCATACCAAACACTTCAGCAAACTCTGAATGCAACACCAGGAGTAGAAAAACAATTTGCAGAGGCTGAAGCAAATGCAAAAGATGCAGctaataaagcagcagcagcagcagaaatggcTGCAACTGCCatgacagcagcagaggcagaagcaGCTACGGCaaatgcaacagcagcagccgcagatGCAGCAACAGCTTTAGCAGCGCTCCGTGCAGCATTGGCAACAGCTACAAGCTCAGCACCCGGACAAAACACAGTAGTAAAGCAACAATCGGCTGTAGcagaagaaaaagcagcagaagcagtAGCAGCTGCTGCAAACACAACATCTAATAAAACCGCAGGCGAGAAGGCGACAGGAGCAGCAGAGTCTGCTCAGGAAGCGGCCAAAGCAGCtgtggcagctgcagcagctgccgtTTCTGCAATAAGAAATCCAGATAATACAACAACTGTAGCAAAGCCAACACCATcaggaccaccagcagcagcggttATAGCGAGTGCAAacgcagcagcaacagctgcagcaattgcagcggctgcagcagcaacagcagcatctGCAGCAACAGCAACCACTGGACCCACTGCATTAGTTGCAGCCGTAGCTGCAGAACTTTCCGCTGAAGCTTCACTAAAGGCAGCTTTAGCCTCTTCAGCAGCAATAAACGGAACGCTATCTGCAACAAAGGCAGCAGAAGCAGCCAGAAACGCAACAGAAGCAGCCAAAGTAGCATTAACTGCAGCATACCAAACACTTCAGCAAACTCTGAATGCAACACCAGGAGTAGAAAAACAATTTGCAGAGGCTGAAGCAAATGCAAAAGATGCAGctaataaagcagcagcagcagcagaaatggcTGCAACTGCCatgacagcagcagaggcagaagcaGCTACGGCaaatgcaacagcagcagccgcagatGCAGCAACAGCTTTAGCAGCGCTCCGTGCAGCATTGGCAACAGCTACAAGCTCAGCACCCGGACAAAACACAGTAGTAAAGCAACAATCGGCTGTAGcagaagaaaaagcagcagaagcagtAGCAGCTGCTGCAAACACAACATCTAATAAAACCGCAGGCGAGAAGGCGACAGGAGCAGCAGAGTCTGCTCAGGAAGCGGCCAAAGCAGCtgtggcagctgcagcagctgccgtTTCTGCAATAAGAAATCCAGATAATACAACAACTGTAGCAAAGCCAACACCATcaggaccaccagcagcagcggttATAGCGAGTGCAAacgcagcagcaacagctgcagcaattgcagcggctgcagcagcaacagcagcatctGCAGCAACAGCAACCACTGGACCCACTGCATTAGTTGCAGCCGTAGCTGCAGAACTTTCCGCTGAAGCTTCACTAAAGGCAGCTTTAGCCTCTTCAGCAGCAATAAACGGAACGCTATCTGCAACAAAGGCAGCAGAAGCAGCCAGAAACGCAACAGAAGCAGCCAAAGTAGCATTAACTGCAGCATACCAAACACTTCAGCAAACTCTGAATGCAACACCAGGAGTAGAAAAACAATTTGCAGAGGCTGAAGCAAATGCAAAAGATGCAGctaataaagcagcagcagcagcagaaatggcTGCAACTGCCatgacagcagcagaggcagaagcaGCTACGGCaaatgcaacagcagcagccgcagatGCAGCAACAGCTTTAGCAGCGCTCCGTGCAGCATTGGCAACAGCTACAAGCTCAGCACCCGGACAAAACACAGTAGTAAAGCAACAATCGGCTGTAGcagaagaaaaagcagcagaagcagtAGCAGCTGCTGCAAACACAACATCTAATAAAACCGCAGGCGAGAAGGCGACAGGAGCAGCAGAGTCTGCTCAGGAAGCGGCCAAAGCAGCtgtggcagctgcagcagctgccgtTTCTGCAATAAGAAATCCAGATAATACAACAACTGTAGCAAAGCCAACACCATcaggaccaccagcagcagcggttATAGCGAGTGCAAacgcagcagcaacagctgcagcaattgcagcggctgcagcagcaacagcagcatctGCAGCAACAGCAACCACTGGACCCACTGCATTAGTTGCAGCCGTAGCTGCAGAACTTTCCGCTGAAGCTTCACTAAAGGCAGCATTAGCCTCTTCAGCAGCAATAAACGGAACGCTATCTGCAACAAAGGCAGCAGAAGCAGCCAGAAACGCAACAGAAGCAGCCAAAGTAGCATTAACTGCAGCATACCAAACACTTCAGCAAACTCTGAATGCAACACCAGGAGTAGAAAAACAATTTGCAGAGGCTGAAGCAAATGCAAAAGATGCAGctaataaagcagcagcagcagcagaaatggcTGCAACTGCCatgacagcagcagaggcagaagcaGCTACGGCaaatgcaacagcagcagccgcagatGCAGCAACAGCTTTAGCAGCGCTCCGTGCAGCATTGGCAACAGCTACAAGCTCAGCACCCGGACAAAACACAGTAGTAAAGCAACAATCGGCTGTAGcagaagaaaaagcagcagaagcagtAGCAGCTGCTGCAAACACAACATCTAATAAAACCGCAGGCGAGAAGGCGACAGGAGCAGCAGAGTCTGCTCAGGAAGCGGCCAAAGCAGCtgtggcagctgcagcagctgccgtTTCTGCAATAAGAAATCCAGATAATACAACAACTGTAGCAAAGCCAACACCATcaggaccaccagcagcagcggttATAGCGAGTGCAAacgcagcagcaacagctgcagcaattgcagcggctgcagcagcaacagcagcatctGCAGCAACAGCAACCACTGGACCCACTGCATTAGTTGCAGCCGTAGCTGCAGAACTTTCCGCTGAAGCTTCACTAAAGGCAGCTTTAGCCTCTTCAGCAGCAATAAACGGAACGCTATCTGCAACAAAGGCAGCAGAAGCAGCCAGAAACGCAACAGAAGCAGCCAAAGTAGCATTAACTGCAGCATACCAAACACTTCAGCAAACTCTGAATGCAACACCAGGAGTAGAAAAACAATTTGCAGAGGCTGAAGCAAATGCAAAAGATGCAGctaataaagcagcagcagcagcagaaatggcTGCAACTGCCatgacagcagcagaggcagaagcaGCTACGGCaaatgcaacagcagcagccgcagatGCAGCAACAGCTTTAGCAGCGCTCCGTGCAGCATTGGCAACAGCTACAAGCTCAGCACCCGGACAAAACACAGTAGTAAAGCAACAATCGGCTGTAGcagaagaaaaagcagcagaagcagtAGCAGCTGCTGCAAACACAACATCTAATAAAACCGCAGGCGAGAAGGCGACAGGAGCAGCAGAGTCTGCTCAGGAAGCGGCCAAAGCAGCtgtggcagctgcagcagctgccgtTTCTGCAATAAGAAATCCAGATAGTACAACAACTGTAGCAAAGCCAACACCATcaggaccaccagcagcagcggttATAGCGAGTGCAAacgcagcagcaacagctgcagcaattgcagcggctgcagcagcaacagcagcatctGCAGCAACAGCAACCACTGGACCCACTGCATTAGTTGCAGCCGTAGCTGCAGAACTTTCCGCTGAAGCTTCACTAAAGGCAGCATTAGCCTCTTCAGCAGCAATAAACGGAACGCTATCTGCAACAAAGGCAGCAGAAGCAGCCAGAAACGCAACAGAAGCAGCCAAAGTAGCATTAACTGCAGCATACCAAACACTTCAGCAAACTCTGAATGCAACACCAGGAGTAGAAAAACAATTTGCAGAGGCTGAAGCAAATGCAAAAGATGCAGctaataaagcagcagcagcagcagaaatggcTGCAACTGCCatgacagcagcagaggcagaagcaGCTACGGCaaatgcaacagcagcagccgcagatGCAGCAACAGCTTTAGCAGCGCTCCGTGCAGCATTGGCAACAGCTACAAGCTCAGCACCCGGACAAAACACAGTAGTAAAGCAACAATCGGCTGTAGcagaagaaaaagcagcagaagcagtAGCAGCTGCTGCAAACACAACATCTAATAAAACCGCAGGCGAGAAGGCGACAGGAGCAGCAGAGTCTGCTCAGGAAGCGGCCAAAGCAGCtgtggcagctgcagcagctgccgtTTCTGCAATAAGAAATCCAGATAATACAACAACTGTAGCAAAGCCAACACCATcaggaccaccagcagcagcggttATAGCGAGTGCAAacgcagcagcaacagctgcagcaattgcagcggctgcagcagcaacagcagcatctGCAGCAACAGCAACCACTGGACCCACTGCATTAGTTGCAGCAGTAGCTGCAAAACTTTCCGCTGAAGCTTCACTAAAGGCAGCATTAGCCTCTTCAGCAGCAATAAACGGAACGCTATCTGCAACAAAGGCAGCAGAAGCAGCCAGAAACGCAACAGAAGCAGCCAAAGTAGCATTAACTGCAGCATACCAAACACTTCAGCAAACTCTGAATGCAACACCAGGAGTAGAAAAACAATTTGCAGAGGCTGAAGCAAATGCAAAAGATGCAGctaataaagcagcagcagcagcagaaatggcTGCAACTGCCatgacagcagcagaggcagaagcaGCTACGGCaaatgcaacagcagcagctgcagatgcAGCAACAGCTTTAGCAGCGCTCCGTGCAGCATTGGCAACAGCTACAAGCTCAGCACCCGGACAAAACACAGTAGTAAAGCAACAATCGGCTGTagcagaagaaaaagcagaagaagcagTAGCAGCTGCTGCTAACACAGCCTCTAATAAAACCGCAGGCGAGAAGGCGACAGGAGCAGCAAAGTCAGCTCAGGAAGCGGCCAAAGCAGCTGTGGCAGCTGCAGCAGTTGCCTTTTCTGCAATAACAAATCCAGATcctacaacaacagcaacagcatcaGCATTGCTGTCTGCAGTATCAGCGGCAGCTTCTTTAGCTGGGGCTGCAGCAGGAGCCGCTTCAACTGCTGCTGGAGCAACATCATCCCCAGCAGCACAACATGCAGTGAGTGTTGCATCGGATGCAGCCaaagctgctgcaggacaacTCAGTCTGGAATTTCTAGTTTTGGCTGCAAAAAATGCTGCTAACGCTTCCAGAGAAGCAGCGAACGCAGCAGCAGAAGTAGCTAGAAGAGCACCAGCATTGAAAGCGGATGTCCTGGGAGGACTTGCAAATGCATCATTGATGGCAGCAGAGGCTGCTGaagaagcagctgcagcagtgacAATGCTAGCCTCAGGTAGTCCAACAGCAATTGCACAAGCTGCACaagctacaaaaacagttgCTGAAAAATCTTCCAAAGCAGCACAAATATTGAAAACAATATTAATACCCATCACAGGGTCATTAGCAGTCTCAATATCAGCAACCTTAGCAACAGCAGAAATAGCACAAGCAACAGCTTCAATAGCATCATTAGTAACAAGACCAGGCGTCACAGGGGACATCTCTGCACTAATTATGGCAGCATCAAAATCTGCACAATCAGCAGCAAGTGCTGCACAAGTTGCACTCCCACGTAAAGACATCACTTCAATCCCATCTCAAGAACAACCAACAGGAGTACCATCCATTACTACAACGGCAGCAGCTGGATTAACAAATTCAGCCAACCCAGAGGCCGCCGCAGCGAGATTGGCTAGAGTAAAGAAGGCAGCGGTGGTAAGCTCAACAGCAGCTGCTGCGGCATCGGCAgcaacggcagcagcagcagcagcagctgccggACCACGAGCCGCAGCCGCAGCAGAGAGGGCAGCAAACGCTTCAAAAGCAGCAGCCGAGGCCGCTTCTTTGCTCGCAAAGGGGCAGATATCAgcgggggaggcagcagctaAAGCAACAACCGCCGCTGATGCGGCCCGCGCAGCGTCGCTGGCAGCCATACAAGCAGCAGCACTAACTCAGCCAGAGTCAGCGGGACTACGAGCGGCAcaagtagcagcagcagcagtaaaagCAGCGGCAGCTGCCAACACAGCTGCACAGGCAGCCACACGTGCTACAAATTCCAATTCTCTGGACGAGATTCATTCCGTGTCGCTGAACGCCGCCAAAGAAGTGTCCACAAAAGCAGCCGAGGTGGAGAtggacctgcagcagctgctttcGGACAGCGGCACTACAGCCGTAGAGCGCGCGGCCATAGCGGACGCACGGGCAGTGGCAGGGATGGCATCAGCAACCGGGAACACGGCGCAACAGGTCCTGAGCTTGTCATTGGAGCCACAGAGCGCCACCTCCGACAATCTGACCTCAACGGCCGTGCAGATGGCGGTGGCCACGGCAGACTTAGCAGCGTCCAGAGCAGTCTTGGCGGCATCCACTGCTGTGaatgcagcaggagcagcaggaaacGGGGCCGGTGCAGCAGCAACcaccatcacaacaacaacaacaacggcagcaGCTGGATTAACAAATTCAGCCAACCCAGAGGCCGCCGCAGCGAGATTGGCTAGAGTAAAGAAGGCAGCGGTGGTAAGCTCAACAGCAGCTGCTGCGGCATCGGCAgcaacggcagcagcagcagcagcagctgccggACCACGAGCCGCAGCCGCAGCAGAGAGGGCAGCAAACGCTTCAAAAGCAGCAGCCGAGGCCGCTTCTTTGCTCGCAAAGGGGCAGATATCAgcgggggaggcagcagctaAAGCAACAACCGCCGCTGATGCGGCCCGCGCAGCGTCGCTGGCAGCCATACAAGCAGCAGCACTAACTCAGCCAGAGTCAGCGGGACTACGAGCGGCAcaagtagcagcagcagcagtaaaagCAGCGGCAGCTGCCAACACAGCTGCACAGGCAGCCACACGTGCTACAAATTCCAATTCTCTGGACGAGATTCATTCCGTGTCGCTGAACGCCGCCAAAGAAGTGTCCACAAAAGCAGCCGAGGTGGAGAtggacctgcagcagctgctttcGGACAGCGGCACTACAGCCGTAGAGCGCGCGGCCATAGCGGACGCACGGGCAGTGGCAGGGATGGCATCAGCAACCGGGAACACGGCGCAACAGGTCCTGAGCTTGTCATTGGAGCCACAGAGCGCCACCTCCGACAATCTGACCTCAACGGCCGTGCAGATGGCGGTGGCCACGGCAGACTTAGCAGCGTCCAGAGCAGTCTTGGCGGCATCCACTGCTGTGaatgcagcaggagcagcaggaaacGGGGCCGGTGCAGCAGCAACcaccatcacaacaacaacaacaacgacagcAGCGGCGATCAGCAACAGATTCAGCCTTCTTTCCGTCACGGTGGCTGTCATGGCCGCCGTCCTTCTATAG